A genomic window from Xenorhabdus cabanillasii includes:
- the pabB gene encoding aminodeoxychorismate synthase, with protein MKTLIIDNYDSFTYNLVHLFTSVTKHEPTVIKNDCPDWRNSWLQDFDLVVISPGPGHPGNAVDMGISREVLQQREFIKPLLGVCLGHQGLCLEAGARVSHAPEPMHGRICSVNHIGDDLFQGIPQRFKIVRYHSLAVYDLPEILHPLAWTDDNILMAVAHQELPFWGCQFHPESVSSEYGFKLIENFCLLSHQYDYKRTSHFISNPVSYPYQSIDVDKKTVKEHKVYYQMMVEEDELKVGTETLFQQIFTESEYAFWLDSNDLSTERGRFSIMGDASSEESLFVTADTRRNILTVNSNQDKQSIEKTGIFDWLHRQLEEAEIVNDNEYSFPFDVRPGWFGYLGYELKKEVVSGFIHQSSMPDAAMIFTNRIIVCDHKKNRWYAIAIVIKDNIYQYEQARIWLTEIKTKIAKIKIDTNLDDFIFPRAENLKLRHSASEYIKLVEACQEEIRNGESYEICLTNEITFDLKENIDHLSLYCALRKENPTPFSAFIRCLKQWSVLSFSPERFMKVGCNGIAESRPIKGTRKRISDGQQDALMIKDLSSNEKDRAENLMIVDLVRNDLGRVAKACKVTSGPLFEVESFATVHQLVSTIRAELREDKNAVDCIKYAFPGGSMTGAPKIRAMELIDKFESAARGVYSGAIGYFSANGSADFSIVIRTLIINQQHVSIGTGGAIISLSNPRDELEEIVIKSSALLKPFDLYFPLGELEDNRQDKK; from the coding sequence ATGAAGACTTTGATAATTGATAATTATGATTCTTTTACTTATAACCTGGTTCATTTATTCACTTCTGTAACAAAACACGAACCAACAGTGATCAAGAACGACTGTCCTGATTGGCGTAATTCTTGGCTACAGGATTTCGATCTTGTTGTAATTTCACCTGGCCCAGGTCATCCGGGTAATGCTGTTGATATGGGAATATCTCGAGAGGTCTTACAACAAAGAGAATTCATCAAGCCGTTGCTAGGTGTCTGTTTAGGTCACCAGGGATTATGTTTGGAAGCTGGGGCTAGAGTTTCTCATGCACCTGAGCCTATGCATGGTCGAATCTGCTCAGTTAATCATATTGGTGATGATCTCTTTCAAGGCATTCCGCAGAGATTTAAGATTGTCCGCTATCATTCACTTGCTGTTTACGATCTTCCTGAAATACTACATCCACTAGCTTGGACAGATGATAATATTCTTATGGCAGTCGCGCACCAAGAGTTGCCATTTTGGGGATGTCAGTTTCACCCTGAATCGGTGAGTAGCGAGTATGGTTTCAAGTTGATTGAAAACTTTTGCTTATTGAGCCATCAATATGATTATAAACGTACTTCTCACTTCATCTCCAATCCTGTTTCTTACCCATATCAATCTATTGATGTAGATAAAAAAACTGTTAAAGAACATAAAGTTTATTATCAGATGATGGTTGAAGAGGATGAATTGAAGGTAGGTACAGAAACCTTATTTCAACAAATTTTTACAGAAAGTGAATATGCCTTTTGGTTAGACTCAAATGATCTCAGCACAGAGCGAGGTCGTTTCTCTATAATGGGTGATGCCAGCTCAGAAGAAAGTCTATTTGTTACAGCAGATACTAGGCGGAACATACTGACGGTTAATTCCAATCAGGATAAACAATCGATTGAAAAAACAGGAATATTTGATTGGCTTCATAGGCAACTAGAGGAAGCCGAGATCGTGAATGACAATGAATATAGCTTTCCTTTTGATGTGAGGCCGGGTTGGTTTGGCTATTTGGGGTATGAGTTAAAAAAAGAAGTCGTTAGCGGTTTTATTCATCAATCTAGTATGCCTGATGCGGCTATGATATTTACAAATCGCATTATTGTTTGCGATCACAAAAAAAATCGTTGGTATGCAATAGCGATAGTTATAAAAGATAATATTTATCAATACGAACAAGCTAGAATATGGTTGACAGAGATAAAAACTAAGATTGCGAAAATAAAGATTGATACCAATTTGGATGATTTCATTTTCCCTCGCGCCGAGAATTTGAAACTACGTCATAGTGCGAGTGAATATATTAAGTTAGTAGAAGCATGTCAGGAGGAGATTCGTAATGGTGAGAGTTATGAAATATGTTTAACGAATGAAATTACTTTTGATTTAAAAGAAAATATTGATCACTTATCCTTATATTGTGCACTCAGAAAAGAAAACCCTACTCCATTTTCCGCTTTTATTCGTTGTTTAAAGCAGTGGTCAGTGCTAAGTTTTTCTCCTGAGCGTTTCATGAAAGTAGGTTGTAATGGTATTGCCGAAAGCAGACCAATAAAAGGGACACGAAAGCGTATCTCAGATGGTCAACAGGATGCTTTGATGATCAAAGACTTGTCTAGTAATGAAAAAGATAGAGCGGAAAATTTGATGATTGTCGATTTGGTTCGCAATGATCTTGGACGAGTCGCAAAAGCATGCAAAGTTACATCAGGCCCTTTATTTGAAGTCGAAAGTTTTGCCACAGTTCATCAATTAGTAAGTACCATTCGGGCTGAGTTGAGAGAAGATAAAAATGCAGTCGATTGCATAAAATATGCGTTTCCTGGTGGGTCAATGACTGGAGCTCCAAAAATCAGAGCAATGGAATTAATTGATAAATTTGAGTCGGCTGCTCGTGGTGTTTACTCTGGAGCAATAGGTTATTTTTCAGCGAATGGCTCAGCAGATTTTAGCATCGTTATTCGAACATTAATTATAAATCAACAGCATGTATCAATTGGGACGGGTGGTGCAATTATTAGTTTATCTAACCCTCGAGATGAGTTGGAAGAAATTGTGATCAAATCCAGCGCATTACTTAAGCCATTTGACTTATATTTTCCACTTGGTGAATTAGAAGATAATAGGCAGGATAAAAAATGA
- a CDS encoding VOC family protein translates to MLTNILTDNLISTRNLFVNLLNFNVEYESNWFISMSSEKHGQVSAFLRTSEFIPNVYQKSCQGIIITCIVEDVESYYLKAKKFGFNIIEPPRDLPYGQRRLLIKDESGALLDISAPTASLDPSYR, encoded by the coding sequence ATGCTAACTAACATTCTTACTGATAATTTAATAAGTACACGTAATTTGTTTGTCAACCTATTGAATTTTAATGTTGAATACGAATCTAACTGGTTTATCTCGATGTCTTCTGAAAAACATGGACAAGTTTCTGCCTTTTTAAGAACGAGTGAGTTTATTCCAAACGTATATCAGAAATCTTGTCAGGGGATTATCATAACTTGTATTGTAGAAGATGTTGAATCTTATTATTTGAAGGCAAAGAAATTTGGATTCAATATTATTGAACCACCACGTGATTTGCCCTATGGTCAACGTCGCCTTCTTATTAAGGATGAAAGTGGAGCTTTGCTAGATATATCAGCACCAACTGCATCACTAGATCCCAGTTATAGATGA
- a CDS encoding AMP-binding protein yields MKDFSQYRKLGCLGSKSMTDWFAELVNKYRTRIALVSETREFTYDQLWLESRCLASTFRNFGLKHNDVCVLQTDNNDEFVLSLLALLIIGVKPVLALPTNRHAEIIHFVNISRATSVIFSTSIGGKEHSGVIRNVLSSESNISQVFTFGKCDGAVDISHFSSQPYELGQFNPDVTVFYLLSGGTTGLPKLIPRHHTEYIYNIQLAANNAEMTQNSTYLVTLPMAHNYALGCPGIFGIFSKGGKVILSKDPSPDTSFDLISQYTVTHVALVPPLAHSWVNAVSRYTGNLTSLEVVQVGGAKVSLELAQAIMQRFPNTLQQSYGMGEGFLSQTHRKDPENVKLQTQGKPLSMYDQYRVVDKNGQIIHTRPAQGILEVNGPYTIGAYFNAPEANRESFTGDGFYRTGDVAQINLDGTLTVIGRSNDIINKGGEKVAPDELEELLIRFSRS; encoded by the coding sequence ATGAAAGATTTTAGTCAATATAGAAAATTAGGTTGTTTGGGATCCAAATCAATGACGGACTGGTTTGCAGAGCTAGTAAATAAATATCGTACACGCATTGCATTAGTTTCTGAAACAAGAGAATTTACCTATGACCAGCTTTGGCTGGAATCTCGTTGTTTAGCTTCAACTTTTCGAAATTTTGGCCTTAAACATAATGATGTTTGTGTTTTGCAAACTGATAATAATGATGAATTTGTGTTAAGCCTGCTGGCACTATTGATAATTGGGGTAAAACCCGTGTTGGCTTTACCTACCAATCGGCATGCTGAAATCATTCATTTTGTGAATATCAGTAGAGCAACTTCGGTTATATTTTCGACGTCAATTGGAGGGAAAGAACATTCAGGCGTGATTAGAAATGTATTATCTTCTGAGTCTAATATCAGTCAGGTATTTACTTTTGGTAAATGTGATGGTGCAGTTGATATTAGCCATTTTTCCTCTCAACCATATGAACTTGGGCAGTTTAATCCTGACGTCACAGTATTTTACTTATTATCAGGTGGAACAACCGGACTTCCTAAATTGATTCCTCGACATCATACGGAATATATTTACAATATTCAATTGGCTGCAAATAATGCTGAAATGACTCAAAATTCCACTTATTTAGTCACACTGCCGATGGCACATAACTATGCACTTGGCTGTCCTGGTATTTTCGGGATTTTTTCTAAAGGAGGAAAAGTTATTCTGTCGAAAGATCCCAGTCCTGATACAAGTTTTGATTTGATTTCACAATATACTGTAACTCATGTCGCTTTAGTACCGCCATTAGCACATAGCTGGGTCAATGCTGTTAGTAGATATACAGGCAATCTAACGAGCTTAGAAGTTGTTCAGGTAGGAGGAGCTAAAGTAAGTTTGGAATTGGCTCAAGCTATTATGCAGCGTTTTCCAAACACTCTTCAGCAATCTTATGGTATGGGAGAAGGATTCTTATCACAAACCCACCGTAAAGATCCTGAGAACGTAAAACTTCAAACTCAAGGTAAGCCCTTATCCATGTATGATCAATATCGTGTTGTAGATAAAAATGGGCAAATCATCCATACACGACCTGCTCAAGGTATCCTTGAGGTGAATGGACCTTATACTATAGGAGCCTATTTTAATGCGCCTGAAGCAAATAGAGAGTCTTTTACTGGCGATGGATTCTATCGTACGGGTGATGTAGCTCAAATAAATCTTGATGGTACTTTAACAGTGATTGGCCGATCTAATGATATTATTAATAAAGGGGGAGAAAAGGTTGCGCCAGATGAATTAGAAGAACTACTAATTCGTTTTTCCAGGAGCTAA
- a CDS encoding IS3 family transposase (programmed frameshift): MKRSRFTDSQIIAILKQAEAGTPVPELCREHGISSASFYKWRSKFGGMDAALMGRLKELEEENRRLKKMYAEERLKAEIIQEAMNKKVVKPSDRKRMAQHAVKHRGISIRLACQLFVVSECCYRYRRALSQENQRIADWLIRITDSQRNWGFGLCYLYLRNVKGFTWNHKRIYRIYCELSLNMRIKPKKRLKRDKPESLSVPAGSNESWSMDFMYDQLSGGRSVRLLNIIDDFNREALAIEVDFSLPASRVVRTLEQLIEWKGKPASIRCDNGPEYSGNTLIMWAERQNIILNFIQPGKPQQNAYIERYNRTVRYDWLGHYLFYSLSELQEYATQWQWFYNHERPNMALNGFTPMQYIQRLSDSTYLPD; encoded by the exons ATGAAACGATCACGTTTTACTGACAGTCAGATCATCGCCATTCTCAAGCAGGCTGAGGCAGGGACACCGGTTCCTGAACTGTGCCGGGAGCATGGCATCAGCAGTGCCAGTTTTTATAAATGGCGTTCAAAGTTTGGTGGTATGGATGCAGCATTAATGGGTCGCCTGAAAGAACTCGAGGAAGAGAACCGCCGACTGAAAAAAATGTATGCTGAAGAGCGGCTTAAGGCTGAAATTATTCAGGAGGCGATGA ACAAAAAAGTGGTGAAGCCATCAGACCGGAAGCGGATGGCACAGCATGCAGTTAAACACCGGGGGATCAGTATCCGTCTAGCCTGCCAGCTCTTTGTCGTCAGCGAATGTTGCTACCGGTACCGACGCGCACTGAGTCAGGAAAATCAGCGCATTGCTGACTGGCTGATTCGTATTACAGACAGCCAGCGAAACTGGGGCTTTGGCCTGTGCTATCTGTACCTGCGTAACGTGAAAGGCTTTACCTGGAACCACAAAAGGATTTACCGGATTTACTGCGAACTGTCGCTGAATATGAGGATAAAACCGAAAAAGCGACTGAAACGCGACAAACCTGAGTCCCTGAGCGTCCCTGCTGGCAGTAACGAGAGCTGGTCAATGGATTTTATGTACGATCAGTTGTCAGGCGGTCGCTCAGTGCGCCTGCTGAATATTATCGACGATTTCAATCGTGAGGCTCTGGCGATAGAGGTTGATTTTTCCCTTCCGGCCAGCCGGGTAGTCAGAACCCTTGAGCAACTGATTGAATGGAAAGGCAAACCGGCATCAATTCGTTGTGACAATGGGCCCGAATATTCAGGTAATACATTGATAATGTGGGCGGAGAGACAAAATATCATCCTCAATTTTATTCAGCCGGGGAAACCGCAACAGAATGCGTATATTGAGCGTTATAACCGGACAGTACGTTATGACTGGTTGGGTCACTATCTGTTTTATTCGCTGAGTGAGTTACAGGAATATGCGACCCAATGGCAATGGTTCTATAATCATGAACGACCTAATATGGCACTGAATGGCTTTACTCCGATGCAGTATATTCAGCGCTTATCCGATTCTACTTATCTGCCCGATTAA
- a CDS encoding antirestriction protein encodes MQQNIPPTTVHTALVSEHSSFADLFPQTRSLERMLLEHTFVKATAVLCENYRRDRWQCRKVSDTVAYVVPTRSDAYVVNVKTTGFNGKVSADMFGLMVTLTVFGYLAALMKQGEYAEPFCNLREYALQHPQAQCIRAALGLKGGGDAK; translated from the coding sequence ATGCAACAAAATATACCCCCGACCACGGTGCACACTGCGCTCGTGTCTGAACATTCCTCTTTTGCTGACCTTTTTCCGCAAACCCGTTCACTGGAGCGGATGCTGTTGGAGCACACGTTCGTTAAAGCTACCGCTGTGCTATGTGAAAACTACCGGCGTGATCGGTGGCAGTGCCGAAAGGTGTCAGATACCGTTGCTTATGTCGTACCAACACGGTCGGATGCCTATGTTGTCAACGTCAAGACGACGGGCTTTAACGGCAAAGTCTCCGCTGATATGTTCGGGTTGATGGTGACCCTGACCGTATTCGGTTATCTGGCCGCACTCATGAAGCAAGGCGAGTATGCTGAGCCGTTCTGTAATCTGCGGGAATATGCGCTGCAACATCCTCAGGCTCAGTGCATTCGGGCGGCTTTGGGCTTAAAGGGAGGCGGTGATGCCAAATAA
- a CDS encoding antirestriction protein has translation MPNNELIMLDSLALLAVFPDKSPLERLFLGFLLANTASTLCGDYQPEQWTSRHVFESLVYLVPTRAETYSVYLPDTQLTVTLSADAFGLAVTSIVLARVAVLDEPNEEAYRFCALQEYAQQHPENDLIRTVMTLKPKEALVSPSFLHNNNNHH, from the coding sequence ATGCCAAATAATGAACTGATTATGCTGGACAGTCTTGCGCTGTTGGCCGTGTTTCCCGACAAGAGCCCGCTGGAACGGTTGTTTTTAGGATTCCTGCTGGCCAATACCGCATCAACGTTATGCGGCGATTATCAGCCGGAACAGTGGACAAGCCGACACGTGTTTGAATCACTGGTTTATCTGGTGCCGACGCGGGCGGAAACCTATTCCGTTTACCTGCCGGATACACAACTGACGGTGACGCTCTCCGCTGATGCCTTCGGACTGGCGGTTACCTCAATCGTATTGGCACGTGTTGCGGTGCTGGATGAACCGAATGAGGAAGCGTATCGGTTCTGTGCATTGCAGGAGTACGCGCAGCAGCACCCGGAAAATGACCTGATAAGAACGGTCATGACACTGAAGCCTAAAGAAGCGCTTGTCAGTCCGTCATTTCTCCATAACAACAATAATCATCACTGA
- a CDS encoding TA system toxin CbtA family protein: MMDTLRLTVWQVIAAALLKRHFGLNLTDTALCETDTVVALIASGVRPSEAINELVDKYDLTRLNTQVIPRSTPYLDIHDELTVIFDSGLADRVFRQTGQ; the protein is encoded by the coding sequence ATGATGGACACATTACGTTTAACGGTCTGGCAGGTCATTGCGGCGGCGTTGCTGAAACGGCATTTCGGTCTGAATCTGACGGATACGGCGCTGTGTGAAACCGACACGGTGGTAGCACTGATAGCCAGCGGAGTCCGGCCGTCAGAAGCCATTAACGAACTGGTGGATAAATACGACTTAACCCGGCTGAACACGCAGGTTATCCCGCGTAGTACACCTTATCTGGATATCCACGATGAGCTGACGGTGATTTTTGACAGTGGTCTGGCTGACAGGGTGTTCAGGCAGACCGGGCAGTAA
- a CDS encoding DUF1281 domain-containing protein, translated as MAEWCTNQLEITGKSVCIDVMQQWVCGEEVPRYRQAVLQSLRLFLAGCAGILKPTKPQTYTPYPALVRGTAAPTAQHLAFEQWLLLLQQNVPLNTDNIKRIDNLYRQSGLSLMSWDNVPEAARDVIARLLTRQYTDWFGLVGWSETPDIGACWDKLNAYPQAAQPCDMLMMMATNLATEINGNSGLLKGIPTTAQFYAAQYGLEWPFGHHVRWERRNVSSLTVRFDSPWAPPSAELMGELSAIFDCEIRHWYSDASGSLKGYDCYDQGEHVDSGYGQSGQHRPALYLVTNEQAETAPALPAIAVGQ; from the coding sequence ATGGCAGAATGGTGCACCAATCAACTGGAAATCACCGGCAAATCCGTCTGTATCGATGTGATGCAACAGTGGGTCTGCGGGGAAGAAGTCCCCCGTTATCGTCAGGCGGTGTTGCAAAGCTTACGCCTGTTTCTGGCCGGTTGTGCGGGGATACTCAAACCCACCAAACCGCAAACGTACACCCCATACCCGGCGCTGGTGCGCGGCACGGCGGCACCCACGGCGCAGCATCTGGCCTTTGAGCAGTGGTTGTTGCTGTTGCAGCAGAATGTGCCGTTGAATACGGACAATATTAAACGCATCGATAACCTGTACCGGCAATCTGGTCTCAGCCTGATGTCCTGGGACAACGTGCCGGAAGCGGCACGGGATGTTATCGCCCGTCTGCTGACCCGCCAGTATACCGACTGGTTTGGTCTGGTGGGCTGGTCGGAGACACCGGATATCGGCGCCTGCTGGGATAAACTGAATGCGTATCCGCAGGCGGCTCAGCCTTGTGACATGCTGATGATGATGGCAACGAATCTGGCTACCGAAATCAACGGCAACAGTGGCTTACTGAAAGGCATTCCCACCACGGCGCAGTTTTACGCAGCGCAATACGGGCTGGAATGGCCATTTGGTCACCATGTCCGCTGGGAGCGCCGCAATGTCAGCAGCTTAACGGTGCGGTTTGATTCGCCCTGGGCACCGCCTTCGGCGGAGCTGATGGGGGAACTGTCCGCGATATTTGACTGTGAAATCCGCCACTGGTACAGCGACGCGTCAGGCAGCCTCAAAGGCTACGACTGTTATGACCAGGGCGAGCATGTGGACAGCGGCTACGGGCAATCAGGCCAACACCGGCCAGCACTGTATCTGGTCACCAATGAGCAGGCGGAAACGGCGCCGGCCTTGCCGGCGATTGCCGTCGGGCAGTAA
- a CDS encoding N-6 DNA methylase, with translation MASRTDHQKAFISLFKQTARHHSRYQVFRDFCNCAMAAIHNQYCFSEELEQYYLKTINRYERADMNRIVQLFSHVVLGLAQEPNDFLGSVFMQLELGDKDLQQFFTPWSVASMMAKLEMADISALLQEKPFVTLQEPCCGAGCMTLAVAEELRAQGHDPLCSLWVHVIDIDPLAAVMAYIQLSLTGIPARVTIGDVLREPDSARHRYTPAHYLGNWFQRLREAELIAA, from the coding sequence ATGGCATCCCGTACGGATCATCAGAAAGCCTTTATTTCACTGTTTAAGCAAACAGCACGTCATCATTCCCGCTATCAGGTCTTCCGGGATTTTTGCAACTGCGCCATGGCGGCGATCCACAATCAGTATTGTTTCAGTGAAGAGCTGGAGCAGTATTACCTGAAAACCATTAACCGGTACGAGCGGGCCGATATGAACCGGATCGTACAGCTATTTTCCCATGTGGTACTCGGACTGGCGCAGGAACCCAATGATTTTCTCGGCAGTGTGTTTATGCAGCTGGAATTGGGTGATAAAGATCTTCAGCAATTCTTCACGCCCTGGAGTGTGGCCAGCATGATGGCAAAACTGGAGATGGCGGATATTTCTGCCTTATTGCAGGAAAAACCGTTTGTCACATTACAGGAACCGTGCTGCGGTGCGGGCTGTATGACACTGGCGGTGGCTGAAGAGCTGAGAGCGCAGGGGCATGATCCGTTGTGCAGCCTGTGGGTTCACGTCATTGATATTGACCCGCTGGCAGCGGTGATGGCCTACATCCAGCTCTCGCTGACCGGCATTCCGGCCAGAGTCACTATCGGGGATGTCCTGAGAGAGCCGGACAGTGCGCGTCACCGTTATACCCCCGCCCATTATCTGGGTAACTGGTTTCAGCGCTTGCGGGAAGCGGAGCTTATCGCCGCCTGA
- a CDS encoding TraI domain-containing protein, with protein MFQRFKSRFIRQTRPQPKSFSSEDCRGYFQPQSADELLATPLRRQYLQQLWQNSALPDGLYQRFYLAPVKQLLGSVQQVPATPAGKWSALGGFADLTLAFTTCAIRLAKGHMLPPGAPPETQAAQSLLWQAVVFWAALFYHLPLLRQLEGALEDGHHWQPGVCVPDKPFRFRFHLPGNIPSAPQEVFLAASLLPEKAMTWLVSVPEVWYCLMQHLNGRPSTVPLIDALLQEAAGQVHSPLDKQITPSTETEATVVSETGSAITPETATILPAGEMTRSSPPMTDDTQTLLSLFQSND; from the coding sequence ATGTTTCAGCGTTTTAAATCCCGTTTTATCCGACAGACACGCCCACAGCCCAAATCATTTTCGTCGGAAGATTGTCGGGGGTATTTTCAACCCCAATCAGCGGACGAATTGTTAGCAACGCCCCTGCGCCGGCAATATCTTCAGCAATTATGGCAAAACAGTGCACTCCCTGATGGGCTGTATCAGCGTTTTTACCTTGCACCGGTGAAGCAATTGCTGGGCAGTGTCCAACAGGTGCCGGCAACACCGGCAGGGAAGTGGTCAGCGTTGGGGGGCTTTGCTGACCTGACGTTGGCATTCACCACTTGTGCGATACGGCTGGCGAAAGGACATATGCTGCCTCCGGGGGCTCCGCCGGAAACCCAGGCAGCGCAAAGTCTGCTGTGGCAGGCAGTGGTGTTCTGGGCCGCGTTGTTTTACCACCTGCCGCTGTTGCGGCAACTGGAAGGGGCGCTGGAAGACGGGCATCATTGGCAACCGGGGGTCTGTGTGCCTGATAAACCCTTTCGTTTCCGCTTTCATCTCCCGGGAAACATACCATCTGCCCCTCAGGAAGTGTTTCTGGCAGCCAGTCTGTTACCGGAAAAAGCCATGACGTGGCTGGTTTCCGTACCGGAAGTCTGGTACTGCCTGATGCAGCATCTTAATGGCCGTCCGTCCACGGTGCCGCTGATTGATGCGCTGCTTCAGGAAGCAGCCGGACAGGTTCATTCACCCTTGGATAAACAGATTACTCCATCCACCGAGACAGAGGCGACTGTTGTTTCTGAAACCGGATCAGCCATTACCCCAGAAACAGCAACGATCCTCCCCGCCGGTGAAATGACCCGTTCATCTCCGCCCATGACGGACGATACTCAGACATTGTTGTCATTATTTCAATCAAATGATTGA
- a CDS encoding tyrosine-type recombinase/integrase: MLHTAETFNWEELLEEYFFSHILRPDTEWSYRKVVRGFIQFMGDTTSPAQVTHREVLRWRRHLLLEKKQSSHTWNNKVAHLRAIFNFGMERKLLPHTENPFNNAVVKKAKKKKKILSESQVNRINLLMGKFAEEERIQATPKGGRCALYPTWYWSTVLATLRFTGMRQNQLLHLRVRDINLEGNSIELGLAGSKNHSEWEIPIVQPLKPRLAHLIERAVAAGAKADDPIFDLSRLSVPHPSRLSRYKYDINREKQQLRSFFRRLSRECDFAVSPHRYRHTVASTLMKSPDRNLPLVKRLLGHRNVATTMEYIDLDMEVTGKTLERELGLYTDRFDACSDEHE, translated from the coding sequence ATGTTGCACACAGCAGAAACGTTCAATTGGGAAGAGCTATTAGAAGAGTACTTTTTTTCACACATCCTGAGACCGGATACCGAGTGGAGTTACCGGAAGGTCGTACGGGGTTTTATACAATTTATGGGGGATACAACTTCACCGGCGCAGGTGACTCACCGAGAGGTGCTCCGGTGGCGGCGTCATCTTTTGCTGGAGAAAAAACAGTCGAGCCATACCTGGAATAATAAGGTGGCGCACTTACGGGCCATCTTTAATTTTGGCATGGAACGAAAATTGCTGCCTCATACAGAGAACCCATTTAATAACGCGGTGGTGAAAAAAGCGAAGAAAAAGAAGAAAATTCTGAGTGAATCGCAGGTAAACCGTATTAATTTGTTGATGGGAAAGTTCGCGGAGGAAGAAAGGATCCAGGCAACGCCAAAGGGTGGGCGTTGTGCCCTGTATCCGACCTGGTACTGGTCAACGGTGTTGGCGACTCTACGTTTTACAGGGATGCGCCAGAACCAGTTGTTGCACCTGCGGGTGCGGGATATCAATCTGGAAGGAAATTCGATTGAACTGGGTCTGGCAGGCAGCAAGAATCACAGTGAATGGGAGATACCGATTGTCCAGCCTCTCAAGCCCCGGCTGGCACATTTGATTGAACGGGCGGTGGCCGCCGGCGCGAAAGCGGATGATCCGATTTTTGACCTCAGCCGGTTAAGTGTGCCGCACCCAAGCCGGCTTTCCCGTTACAAATACGATATTAACCGGGAAAAACAACAGCTCCGCTCTTTTTTCCGCCGGTTATCCAGAGAGTGTGATTTTGCCGTCTCCCCGCACCGGTATCGTCACACGGTGGCTTCAACGCTGATGAAATCGCCGGATCGCAACCTGCCGCTGGTGAAACGATTACTGGGGCATCGTAATGTCGCAACGACGATGGAATACATTGATCTCGACATGGAAGTGACAGGGAAAACACTGGAGCGGGAACTGGGGTTATACACCGACCGCTTTGATGCGTGTTCCGATGAGCATGAATAA